GCTATCCTTCGCTAGTAAACAACCCATCGCAAGTTGCAAAGTaagaatattttcaatCGGTATAGGTGACTATTTACaaagaatggaagaaaaaagctgTATATTATTAAATATCATTAAAATAGACCATAGTTCCTTAGTATACATATTTAATCTTCAACGactgaaacaaaaagctgATTTTGAAATGGCTGTACAAGCTCAATACGGACTGCCTTTCTAGTTAAATGGTATTTCTCTAATTCATAATTCACGCCAATTTGTGCCTTAAGTCcaaattcttccaaaattaCAGTTGGCTGCCCCTCAGTGTTTATTATGCCATGGCACAAAGGCAGCTTATCTTTTGGAAGCCGTGccaaaaattccaaagcCCAAAAACGTTCTGTATATCGACTAGTGTATTTCATAAGTTTTCCTTTGGTACTATACAAAGGTAGCTTTGACTCAATTTGCTCTTGTGTAATTAACTTGGATGTGTCTTTCAAGAGTACGCATTGCATTTGATAGTGGTTAATCAAATCTGTAAATCGACGAAGAGGAGATGTAGATTGCATGTATCCAGAATTGATTCCTAAAGAAAAGTGTGGAGACCCTTTCGTCGACATATAAGAGGAAGCCAAGTATGGGGAGATAGGGTACACTTGTTCTAAGGGAACCCTGCCAAACTCATCGCGGGCACGTAAAAGTTTatcaaagttttcattGAATGAATTATCAAAGGAACAAGGTATATTTTGACCACGGTACACACCTGGAATACGATATTccttaaaaaattttgcaCTAATGTGACCAGCCAAAATCATACACTCTGAAACTAACAACTCTGCGATATTCATTCCAGAATGATTTACCGTTAAGGAGatggaaggaaaagagCTCCAATAAACTGGATTCCTTCCACTAATCATAGTCTCCGGAACCTTTTCTGGCAATAAATCCACGGAAAAAGACGGTTGCTGAAACATGAAGGagtttttcctttgtctAAAGTAAGTGAACTTTTTcacttcttcaaaaatgcTTAAGATTTTCTGTTGGTCATCAGCGGGTATGTCAGGCTCTTTGCCAAAATCCCGCGCCTGTAAAGAGGAATAAGTTGTtagattttctttttcgtttaaaGCAGCACAGATTTGGGAGTAAGTGTAGCGCTTCACACGAGATATCCAGCTAGGTTGAACTTTGAAGTCCAACACTTCACCGTTCTTAGATAACTTCGCGCTGAACGTTAATGCTCTTTGCTTATCACTTCCATCCAACGTCCATAGTTGTTTGGTTAGTTCCAATGGTAACATaaacttcttttcaatATGTGTTAAATATAGTGTCtgaaaatttttctctGCAAAAGCCATAAGAGGGCTATTAAGATCAATCATACTAGAAGGATTTGCTATATGAATATGCAACcaaaatccttttcttttcttctcaaTTGAAATCGCATCATCAACTTCAAGTGTTGATGAGCTGTCGATTGCAAAAGATTTCAGGTGGGTTAAATCCGTTCGCAAATCCTCCAAAACATCATTTGAAACGGAATGGCTCGGATCAGAGAAATGCTCATAATCCTTTTCGTATTGCTTTCGAGTATCAGAATGTAATTGAGGAAGAGCAAGTTGCGCTTCTGGTGCTAGTAATCTAGATAATGTCCATGGAGACCAAACACCAATATCGCACAATAATTTATGAAAGTCACTGGCTGAAAAATCTTCCGTATAGTCGTATAAACCTATATCTTTATATATATCAGACAACAGAGAATGAGGAACTTTCTGCAAGTTACACATAATCGTTTGATACTTTATAAAActaattattttcttttcataatcaTTCCATTCAAATGATCGCAATGGAACGGGTCTTATAGTTTTAGGACTGGTGGGAAGCGTTTTAAAGCCTTCATTTTGTATGAGTTGCCGtgcttttcgtaaaaatGTGAAATAACCAGGAGATTTGATACGTATGGTGTGCAAAACGTCTTCAAAAGTTGGATCATTGTATAAGGGGTTTAGAAAAACACTTTGGATTTCCGAGAATAGGTGGTCCACAATTACGAAACGGTGATTGCGTGTGGTGAGATACATTAGAAGTGCAATCTTTTCAGGAATTCCTATGACTTGATCCCCGTACACGATCTTTAGGAGTTCAGAAAAGGTAACGTGAAAAGGCATAGGTTCGCGGGCTCGAAGGGTAGGATAGATCTCATTAAATTTTATGAGATTAGTAAAGCATGTTTCTTGaacttttttgttaacATGTTTTAGGCTTTTGGTGATCATTTCCAGATAATTAGGAGGAATCCTCAACTGGCCGTtgagcttttttttatgacaGTATTTGTGAAACTCTTTAAGAAACCGTGGAAATCGAAGCAAGACTCTTGGGATACGAATAAAGATCATATCACCCCCTTCGGTGATGGTTGTTATCAAATTGGCATGATTCTTAGGATTTGTTCCCACATATATGCCAACTTGCAATCCTGTAGAATTTGCCAAAACAAGTAAATCTCCATATTCAAACGGATGAGAAACTTCTGGAGCTACTTGGGTTTGCACAAGTTCGCTCTCTGCTATCTCTTGACCTTCCAGTGTGTCGGAAGACTCTGCATCATAGGAGATGTGCGCCCTTTTTGTGAAATCTAAAGAATTTTGAAGTAGGTCTTTTATAGGTACAGACAATTTCTTGTTACGTTCTAAATCCAGGAGCAACCGGTCGACATCCACAGTTGCAGGTATAGTACTTTTCGCAGTAATCTTTGATTCATCGACCGGCTCCctaaaaaatgaaaatgaagagaaagaactcctttttgaaataataaacgTGTTCCATCTTTGAGAAGGGTTCCAACGAATGCTGCTACACCAACGATGCGTATACCTTTTAGAGCACGAGAACTCATTCACACTTCTACGAGAGAGCGATAATGTCGCGCCATGcaccaaaaaagaacatttccgtaaagaaaaggacGGCTTTAGAAGCATAAGCAAAGAAAGTGTCCTCGAAGTAGAATAGTTGGCTGCGTACAAGTTTGGTTTGATAATTTATCCAGATAGGTAACATGTTCCTTGACCTTTAGGAGCATCGCTCGATTTGAATGGTAAATGGAGAGGAAAACAAGCGGTaattttcaagttttatttacttttaaataaattacaTCTCCGTTCCTCTAGTACATACGCCCAATTCGACAAGAACTCAAATATTTCCCCCGTAAATTCCTGCATTATGATTTCCATCAACCGAACACTAATGAAAATAAGACGCTGTTTATTATGAAGTTTAATACACGTTTCCCCTAGAAGACACAGTCTACATGTCAATATGTCtctgaaattgaagaaactgtttacattttcaagTAACAGATGTTTGTTACCTTTTCGTACTTTGTTGTAATATTGTACGGTCTTTGTTCGTGCTACTGTCTCAGGAGattctttcctttcacCATATAAAATATACACATTTATAAAGGATGGAACGCCCTACGCCGCGTGTAACTAGTAATATGCTTGGCGAATGTGCCGGTAGGACTGTCAGGATCGTTGGAAAAGTAAATGAAGTGAGTGATCGCGCTGCACAGGTGGATTGCAATGGTCAACCTTTCGAAATGAACCTTACCGTGGATAATAATTTGGAGCCTATGCATTTTTACGAGTTTGTGGTCTCTGTAAAACCTGATACTTCTGTACAACTTCTTACTTGCGTCGATTTTGGAACCAGCATAGATATGGATGCATACAAAAACCTTGTTCAGTTTAGCAACAAGTATAAATCCTTGTTCTACGAATAGATACCTTTCTGTTTGAAAGGGAACACTCTTTTTTCCATCTAAATCATGACAATTTAGACGTTTTTGACTCCGGGTCAATGTTTGTCGCGACAAACAAGTCTTCGAGCTATTTGATACACCACACTGTCTTCTCACTTACGAAGGATCTTCTTGAGCTCTTTCAATCTTGAAAACATGTCTCAATCGATcaaatattcattttcttattGCTGTCAAGAATTTGTATTTAAGGAGCTCGAACGATGTTAAGCGTACTTGGTCTCCGGGTACGGAGCCTAGAGTTTGCCGTTTGTTCCTAAAACACTACCAAATTAGCAACTTAGTAAGCTCTATCCAACTACCATACACGGTTGTGTTTTTTGGCTAGTGAATCGGAAGGAATTCTGCGAAGGGAAGaagatttaaaaagaatttggaGTCCTATAACGAATTCAGCCTTTAAAAGATTTTACTTAGGCAGGACTATTGTCTCTTCTTTGAAGTGATTAAGAACTGACAGTGAAGCTTTTGATTGCCATTTGAATGATCAATCTGTAAAGTTCTTTGCTCGTTATATCTTCTAATTCCTGTTTTCTCGCAAGTTTCAttcgttttgtttctttccttcGGGCTCAACGAGGTAAACATCCGTAAGCACACTTCATAGCCAgcttttagaagaaaagcctttttcgttttaaGTTTGCGTTGCAGGTTATAAAGCATACGAAGACCCATCCGAACGTATCCGTGGGTTTATTCTTATTCTTTGCAATCTATTGTTTGTCTTAACCATTTAAATATAGACTTTTATCTTCTTAGATTTTAGTTGTGGTTTTTATATTGAGTATACAATGACACAGAACAATCGTGCGGGCAACAAAAACGGCTTAGGTCGTATTTGCAGTTCTATGCTTGGCATTTGtattccaaagaaagaacgaaGCGAAAAAAATACTCCTATCAGACCTGCTAGAAGCGTGAAAGAACAGAGGCCAAATTTAACTTTAGAGCCTGCTCGTTCCAATTTTAGTGAAGCGTTTCCCTCTCAATTACAGGATAGCACAACCCCTCATGGTACTCCTAAATTCAAaaaccattctttctttagaaATAACGTTGATTCCTCAAACAACCAACAACCTTCATCCCCTCTATCTCCTCTATCTCCTCAACCGGCTACTTTAGACTCAAAGGATGTTGCTTCCGTTTCTTTGGCACAACCGGACACAGTGCAGCAGGTTACTGAGGATAGTTCTTCACCTTTACCATCCCAGTCACTCCAAGCGACTCCAGGtactaaagaaaataattccTTAATGCTTAAGGAGGAGTCGCCGCCGCAATTGTTTTCTACTTCTGCAAAAAATAACGACGAGACTGAAACCTCCCAACTGTATACCAAATCTATGAACGATGATTCAACTCCTGTGTCTAATGCAGAGTTTGAATTGCTTCCTAGTAATTTtactgaagaaaaggtaaCCGAAGGAACAGATTCTAGCAAATTGAAGGACGACTTTTCTGCTTCGGGATTGGGGGACACAGAAGCGACACCTACTAATTACCCTGAACAACACTCATCTAGTTTTGTACCTTCTGACACTCAGTTCGACAGAAATACGGCATCCGAGCCGGCAAACCAATTGAGatcatcaatttcatcGCATGAAACTGTTGTACCCCAGTCTGTGGATGCACGGACGGAAAACAAACACAATGCAGAAAGTCAAGATATGACGAAGGATCAGTCCAAGCCCAAACATTCTCTTAATTCCTCTACAGTAAAGGGAATGAACAATACCAAAAACACAGAAGGATTTGATCCGACTGCTGTTGGCGATACTGAAAGCAATTCAAAGGAACAGccatcaaaaaataattgtgGTGCCGATGTTGAGGAATTAAACGAGCGGTCTACATTACCGAACGAAGTGGAACCAGATGGTGCATGGAATGCTCCTCTTCCATTTCCCAGTCCTCATTGTCACTTGAAACCTCAGTACCTGGACAAAGACTTAACTGAAGAGCAAAAGAGTATGTATAACGAAGTTCTTATCTATTGCAAAGATTTGAAAGGAATTCCtgtttcttccaaatcgGATGAAACGGAAGAATTGTCAGATGTTGAAAAATACTTCCTTACTAGAGAATGCATTTTGAGATTTTTACGTGCTACAAAGTGGAACGCAGCTGCTACCAAAAAACGCATTCTTGATACTCTTGTATGGCGTCGTCAGTTTGGTGTCAACAATATGGATCCTAATGAGGTACAGGAGGAAAATGCCACCGGAAAGCAGGTTTTATTAGGTTATGATAAAGATGGTCGTCCTTGCTTGTATTTGTACCCTGGTAGACAAAACACCAAGACTTCCCCTCTGCAAATTCGTCATTTAgttttttctcttgaatGTGCTATTGAGTTGATGCCGCCAGGTGTGGAAACTTTGGCTTTATTAATTAAttttaaagcttcttcCTCTCGATCCAATCCCAGTGTTGGCCAAGGAAAGGAAGTCCTTAATATTCTACAGACTCATTATTGTGAGCGTCTTGGTAAGGCGTTGGTTATCAATATTCCCTGGGCTGTCTGgggctttttcaaattaatATCGCCATTTATAGACCCGATTACACGAGAGAAGCTCAAATTCAATGAACCTTTGGACCGCTATGTCCCCATGGATCAGCTTGACACAAACTTTGGAGGCTCTCTGAAATTTGAGTACTTCCATGAAAAGTATTGGCCTAAAATTGTAGAAATATGTAAAACCCGTCGTCAAACCGGGCTTCAACGATGGAAAAATTTGGGTTCAAAAATTGGAACTAGTGAATGGGATATAAAGGGAGGAAATGATTATATAAACGACATGCAAATTTATATTCGTCCCGGACTCAATAATCGTTCCGGTTCAACGACAATGAACgaggaaaaacaagaggaaTCATCTATGAAATCCAAGGATTCggattctaaaaaaaaggaatctgGAAACTTAAATGGAGAGAAGGATGATTTTGGAACCTATGTGAATAATGAACGTCGCCAGGAGACGGAAGCTTTGCATAATAGAAACATGTCTATGACTAGTGATGCTGGGTCGTTTGTAACTGCAGATGGTATGGATTGAAATACTAAGATGAATTgatgttttcatttcatttgctcTCTTTGATTATGTTGCTGAGTACTTGTTCGTCAGCTTTGACCAGGAAGTACGCGTTTTAAtagatgaaaataatttttaattcaaaCTGAACGTGTGGTATTTTGCGAAAATGGTTAAAGCTTTTATagtatttatatatatcaaaataaattgaTGGCTCTAATAATACCTGTAGAAAAATGTATTTTAAACTTTCCTTTAGACGGAGTTGGTGAAGCACCACTGGTCGTTCTTTGGAAGCACCAGTTACATTCACGCGTTCTAATACTTAATTTTAACAATCACTAGGTATTTGGTGTACCTAATGCTAAGCgtataaatcaaaataaaaagaagaatgacTATATAATTATTtgtccaaaaagaaaattagaCGCATATGGGTGGCCTAGCTCAAATATTAGATGAGGTTTCATCGCAGAAAATTAAAGCCAGAAATGATGCCATTGAAGAACTTCGAGCCTTTATCATTTATTCCAGAAATAGGAATGACCTGAATGAACAAGATTGTCTGACAATTCAACGAATTATTGAGCGTTTGTTCGAAGTGGAAAGAGAAATCATCTACCAAAACACCAAAAGGCAGGTTTCTGTAGCTTCAATTAATGACAGGTTTCAGAAATTGAGTAGCTTGTTTCGACTCTACGTCGAAAGCTTTATACTGATCTTTCCTGAGTCTCAAATACCGAAGTTATTGAATTTTGTGCGGAAATTTACCTATACTCCCAGGGATACAATATGTGATCCAGTCTGTTTggattttggaaaatctttgcatcttttgttttcccaTTCTCCTCATGTACAGCATCTGCAATTCGTTGATTGGCAAAATACGGTGCTTTATTGCATGAAAGCTGTAGAAGACCTTAGTTTCGTGAATGAATCATACGTGAGCGAcagtgaagaagaaatggtAGCTTCACAAAGCTCTAAAAGTGAAAAATCAATATGGCGATCTCACGATGCTATTCGAATAAAGCCGGAGATTGTGGAGCTTGTAACTGTAATAAAGCTATTAGTGGATTGGTTTGCGGCACCAATTTACTTAGTGCAAAAGGAAGTGCTGTGTTTTCTTCGAAAGTTCTTCAGAAATTTTAATCAAGAAACAAATGCTCACTTACCTGCTCTTGATTCCCTGTTTCGAATATGCGTTTATATCGTGACTAACGATCGATCTGCAGTACTGCAGGTAACGGAGCTCATTCTTCAAGTTTTAGAATTAGGTcagaaatggaaaaggcCAGCATTAAGAAGTTCGTTATTGCATTGTCTAGCAGCTTCATTCCCCGTATGGTCCGATTGTACTATATGGCACCTAAATTCTTCAGACTCATTCTTTAGTTTTGAGTTATTGgaatcttcttttggtattttccaaattatATTGCAGGCCTACGGTGATGTATCTCACATCGATTTGTCGATGTTTATCTTCGATGCGATTCAACGAAAACGAAACTTTGCGTCTTTATTCCACCCggattttcttcttccttatGAAGTATATAACAGCGATTACTtagatttttatttcatctACTTATTTATGGCACAAGTTGTGTGTTTGATGGAATACTGTAATAACGCGCGTTCCATCTCAAATTATCCTAAGAAActcaaaaacaatatttCGTTTGCAACCTTGCTATCAAGCATTAATTCGCCTAATGCGCAAGAATCTGTTTTTTCCGTGCAACTTCTTTCAATAATTGTCTCTATTTCATCCACTTTGAATCCTGAGCAAGTTAATGACCTTACTAAGAACTCACTCGCCATGGTTGAAGCGAAAAGCTCATCAAATTGTTGGtattactttcttttatctaATGTTTGTTACAATAGGACTTATAGTAAGGTTCTATCTGAACCTGTTCTCATGAGAATTCTTAGTTTGTCGATTCGGGGCTTATTATTTAGAGAAACATCTTCAGTGTGCTATCATTTACTATCATATTTCCATATTTTTCAGCCTCTACCGTTTCCCAAGTTATTCCCATGTCTTAAACAGAGTATGTCAATGTCAGAAAATCACTCTCTGGATATATCTCACGAggctttgcttttttggaGAACGCTATACATGTTGCTCCAAGATTATAATTCTGTTAAGAAAGCAcgtttttttcattattttcacctttggatttttcaaCATTTGTCCAAATCTTACGTCGTTCAGGATACCAGTAATTTTATGAACTCctcatctttttttgatgagCTTATGAGCTTAATcatctttttatatttcaGAAAAGTATCACTATTGTACACAGAGTCTTGTGATGAGCTCGTACACAATCATACGCTTTTGTTCTTGAAAGATGCTTGGACATATCTGAAATCTCAGAAACTCAGTTATTGTGGATCAAAATTTAATGAACTTGCTAACGCAAGTATGCAAAATGAGTGGAACAATGTAGAAGAACTACGAACGTTAATTGAAATGTTGGAGGACAGCCTGAAAACGTTGTTAGCTGGATTAAGTGATCAATATTCAGCTAATGTACAAGGATTGGAAGGAAAACTAAATTTACTTATCACTCTGTTTTTTATGCATATATATCTTACGTATATGTTGAATGTACTCCATCAGGGTAAGCCAAATACTTCCTGTATTCAATTTGATAACGACGTTATTACGGTAGTGTTTACTTACACGAAGGAGTTTGGGATTTCGGTGGAACTAATTGCTCTAGTATTAAATAAAGCTTTACGATTGACCATATTGTTTTCCGATAAATTAATATGCCTCGGTGATAAATTGACTGATTCCATTCCTTCAACTTTATCGTCACTGTTTGCgttcattttgaaaaagtgCTCAGCCTTTCAAACTAATGAAGCTCAGCAAGTCGATGTAGTTGATGAGGATTTTTCGGATGATATTTCCATGTACAGACCCGAAACTCTTGTTCGAACTTCCATTTCTATAAGTGATATAAAGAACTCTCAGAAACAGAAGACTAT
The nucleotide sequence above comes from Schizosaccharomyces osmophilus chromosome 3, complete sequence. Encoded proteins:
- a CDS encoding sec14 cytosolic factor family protein; translated protein: MTQNNRAGNKNGLGRICSSMLGICIPKKERSEKNTPIRPARSVKEQRPNLTLEPARSNFSEAFPSQLQDSTTPHGTPKFKNHSFFRNNVDSSNNQQPSSPLSPLSPQPATLDSKDVASVSLAQPDTVQQVTEDSSSPLPSQSLQATPGTKENNSLMLKEESPPQLFSTSAKNNDETETSQLYTKSMNDDSTPVSNAEFELLPSNFTEEKVTEGTDSSKLKDDFSASGLGDTEATPTNYPEQHSSSFVPSDTQFDRNTASEPANQLRSSISSHETVVPQSVDARTENKHNAESQDMTKDQSKPKHSLNSSTVKGMNNTKNTEGFDPTAVGDTESNSKEQPSKNNCGADVEELNERSTLPNEVEPDGAWNAPLPFPSPHCHLKPQYLDKDLTEEQKSMYNEVLIYCKDLKGIPVSSKSDETEELSDVEKYFLTRECILRFLRATKWNAAATKKRILDTLVWRRQFGVNNMDPNEVQEENATGKQVLLGYDKDGRPCLYLYPGRQNTKTSPLQIRHLVFSLECAIELMPPGVETLALLINFKASSSRSNPSVGQGKEVLNILQTHYCERLGKALVINIPWAVWGFFKLISPFIDPITREKLKFNEPLDRYVPMDQLDTNFGGSLKFEYFHEKYWPKIVEICKTRRQTGLQRWKNLGSKIGTSEWDIKGGNDYINDMQIYIRPGLNNRSGSTTMNEEKQEESSMKSKDSDSKKKESGNLNGEKDDFGTYVNNERRQETEALHNRNMSMTSDAGSFVTADGMD
- the rpm1 gene encoding mitochondrial 3'-5' exonuclease for RNA 3' ss-tail; this encodes MLLKPSFSLRKCSFLVHGATLSLSRRSVNEFSCSKRYTHRWCSSIRWNPSQRWNTFIISKRSSFSSFSFFREPVDESKITAKSTIPATVDVDRLLLDLERNKKLSVPIKDLLQNSLDFTKRAHISYDAESSDTLEGQEIAESELVQTQVAPEVSHPFEYGDLLVLANSTGLQVGIYVGTNPKNHANLITTITEGGDMIFIRIPRVLLRFPRFLKEFHKYCHKKKLNGQLRIPPNYLEMITKSLKHVNKKVQETCFTNLIKFNEIYPTLRAREPMPFHVTFSELLKIVYGDQVIGIPEKIALLMYLTTRNHRFVIVDHLFSEIQSVFLNPLYNDPTFEDVLHTIRIKSPGYFTFLRKARQLIQNEGFKTLPTSPKTIRPVPLRSFEWNDYEKKIISFIKYQTIMCNLQKVPHSLLSDIYKDIGLYDYTEDFSASDFHKLLCDIGVWSPWTLSRLLAPEAQLALPQLHSDTRKQYEKDYEHFSDPSHSVSNDVLEDLRTDLTHLKSFAIDSSSTLEVDDAISIEKKRKGFWLHIHIANPSSMIDLNSPLMAFAEKNFQTLYLTHIEKKFMLPLELTKQLWTLDGSDKQRALTFSAKLSKNGEVLDFKVQPSWISRVKRYTYSQICAALNEKENLTTYSSLQARDFGKEPDIPADDQQKILSIFEEVKKFTYFRQRKNSFMFQQPSFSVDLLPEKVPETMISGRNPVYWSSFPSISLTVNHSGMNIAELLVSECMILAGHISAKFFKEYRIPGVYRGQNIPCSFDNSFNENFDKLLRARDEFGRVPLEQVYPISPYLASSYMSTKGSPHFSLGINSGYMQSTSPLRRFTDLINHYQMQCVLLKDTSKLITQEQIESKLPLYSTKGKLMKYTSRYTERFWALEFLARLPKDKLPLCHGIINTEGQPTVILEEFGLKAQIGVNYELEKYHLTRKAVRIELVQPFQNQLFVSVVED
- the ssb3 gene encoding DNA replication factor A subunit Ssb3: MERPTPRVTSNMLGECAGRTVRIVGKVNEVSDRAAQVDCNGQPFEMNLTVDNNLEPMHFYEFVVSVKPDTSVQLLTCVDFGTSIDMDAYKNLVQFSNKYKSLFYE